A window of Leptotrichia wadei contains these coding sequences:
- a CDS encoding hemagglutinin repeat-containing protein, producing MGSNGQIKPSSIGGNVSASRSNQNTTETVYQNGNFQNVNEVHNNTGTMTLSGFNQEGRKVTGNIGKLVVESRQNTSTTTGRSSGASIGISANGVPSSLNVDGSRTSGSRAFVDNQSSFIVGEGSNLHVGTVENTGAIIGK from the coding sequence ATAGGTTCAAATGGACAAATTAAGCCAAGTAGTATAGGCGGAAACGTTTCTGCAAGTAGAAGTAATCAAAATACAACTGAAACTGTTTATCAAAATGGTAATTTTCAAAATGTAAATGAAGTTCACAATAATACTGGTACAATGACACTTTCAGGATTTAATCAGGAAGGCAGAAAAGTTACAGGTAATATTGGTAAACTGGTTGTAGAAAGCAGACAGAACACAAGCACAACAACTGGAAGATCAAGCGGAGCAAGTATAGGAATAAGTGCAAATGGAGTTCCTAGTTCTTTAAATGTAGATGGAAGCAGAACAAGTGGAAGCAGAGCATTTGTAGATAATCAAAGCAGCTTTATTGTTGGAGAAGGAAGTAATCTTCATGTTGGTACAGTTGAAAATACTGGAGCAATTATTGGAAAATAG
- a CDS encoding peptide ABC transporter substrate-binding protein, translating to MKKTFLIICLMLSMFVVSCGKGGKGSGNSVSFNMEAEPTSLDPQILTDMSGLFVTSMTYESLVRLNEKNEIIPAGAESWTKSDDGKVWTFKIRQGMKWSNGDPVTAKDYYNGIKRGIEPKTASEYAFLAYYIENAEDYNTGKLKDFGKVGIKAKDDYTLEFRLSQPAPFFLKTLIMPIYFPVNEKALATNGDGYATEAKKSIYNGPFIIEKWVHNNKVVMKKNPNYWNAKNIKVDTLTGLIVTDFEAATNLFENRELDLTKISVEKMANYEGKPELHKFPNGRVYYLGFNTSNPVLKNQKVREALSLAIDRKELVSSILNGAGIVGSGIVSNGTAGEKGDFRAEAGDLFAGFAKVNAKQLFDEGLKELKMTPAQVKLHLLVDENGTGKKEAEFYQSQWKDKLGIDVDVEVLTKKERIARAKAGDFEIVRYAWGPDYADPMTYLEIFHSKAKDINFAKYSNPEYDELIDLAKVNQDNKTRMDAMKKAEKLLADNFTYSTLYYEVGVYLINPKLKGVVIRSVGDSIDFYNASITK from the coding sequence ATGAAAAAAACTTTTTTAATAATTTGCTTAATGTTATCAATGTTTGTTGTTTCTTGTGGAAAAGGAGGAAAAGGTTCGGGAAATTCAGTATCATTTAATATGGAAGCTGAGCCGACTTCGTTGGATCCGCAAATTTTGACTGATATGAGTGGACTTTTTGTAACAAGTATGACTTATGAAAGTCTTGTAAGATTGAATGAAAAAAATGAAATTATTCCTGCTGGAGCTGAAAGCTGGACTAAATCAGACGATGGAAAAGTATGGACATTTAAAATTAGACAAGGGATGAAATGGTCAAATGGAGATCCAGTTACAGCTAAAGACTACTACAACGGTATAAAAAGAGGAATTGAACCAAAAACAGCCTCTGAGTATGCATTTCTTGCATATTATATTGAAAATGCAGAAGATTATAATACTGGAAAATTAAAGGATTTTGGAAAAGTTGGGATAAAGGCAAAGGATGATTATACACTTGAATTTAGATTGTCACAACCTGCACCATTCTTTTTAAAAACATTAATTATGCCAATTTATTTCCCAGTTAATGAAAAGGCATTGGCTACCAACGGAGATGGATATGCAACTGAAGCTAAAAAGTCTATCTATAATGGACCGTTTATAATAGAAAAATGGGTACACAACAACAAAGTTGTCATGAAAAAGAATCCTAACTACTGGAATGCTAAAAATATAAAGGTTGATACACTTACAGGTTTAATTGTAACTGACTTTGAAGCTGCTACAAACCTATTTGAAAATAGAGAATTGGATTTGACAAAAATTTCTGTGGAAAAAATGGCAAACTATGAAGGAAAACCTGAATTGCATAAATTCCCTAATGGAAGAGTTTACTATTTAGGATTTAATACATCAAATCCTGTGTTGAAAAATCAAAAGGTAAGAGAGGCATTATCTCTTGCAATTGATAGAAAAGAACTTGTAAGCAGTATTTTAAATGGAGCTGGAATTGTAGGTTCTGGAATTGTTTCAAATGGAACAGCTGGAGAAAAAGGCGATTTCAGGGCAGAAGCTGGAGACTTATTTGCTGGATTTGCAAAAGTTAATGCAAAACAATTGTTTGATGAAGGGCTGAAGGAACTTAAAATGACGCCTGCACAAGTTAAACTGCATCTTTTGGTAGATGAAAATGGAACTGGTAAAAAGGAAGCTGAATTTTACCAATCTCAATGGAAGGATAAACTGGGAATTGATGTGGATGTGGAAGTTCTTACTAAAAAAGAAAGAATTGCACGTGCAAAAGCTGGAGACTTTGAAATTGTAAGATATGCTTGGGGACCTGATTATGCAGACCCTATGACTTATTTGGAAATTTTCCATTCAAAGGCAAAGGATATTAACTTCGCTAAATATTCAAATCCTGAGTATGACGAATTAATCGACTTGGCTAAAGTTAATCAAGATAATAAAACTAGAATGGATGCAATGAAAAAAGCCGAAAAATTATTAGCGGATAACTTTACATA
- a CDS encoding ABC transporter ATP-binding protein, which yields MASNENKKEKLIEMKNLKKYFPMKKRQVLKAVENVTMDIYKGEILSLVGESGSGKTTLGRTVSRLYSKTNGDILFNGKPVESYGRKEFTKKVQMIFQDPQASLNPRMTVGDIIAEGIDIHKLVSSKQERMEKVYKLLEIVGLNREHASRFPHEFSGGQRQRIGIARALAVDPEVLVCDEPISALDVSIQAQVVNLLKELQSERNLTLLFIAHDLSMVKYISDRVAVMYRGKVVELGTPEAVYGDPVHSYTKSLISAVPIADPDYKKTQKIDMDESYLRSPMGDVSEIGVIPETPELTEYRPGHFVETSFLEEKGLI from the coding sequence ATGGCATCAAATGAAAATAAAAAAGAAAAATTAATAGAAATGAAAAATTTAAAAAAATATTTTCCAATGAAAAAAAGACAAGTTCTAAAGGCTGTGGAAAATGTCACGATGGATATTTACAAAGGTGAAATTCTAAGTCTTGTGGGAGAGTCAGGTTCTGGAAAAACTACACTTGGAAGAACTGTGAGCAGACTTTATTCAAAGACAAATGGAGATATTTTGTTTAATGGAAAGCCGGTGGAATCTTATGGAAGAAAAGAATTTACAAAAAAAGTTCAGATGATATTTCAAGATCCGCAAGCTTCACTTAATCCAAGAATGACTGTTGGAGATATAATTGCCGAAGGAATTGACATTCATAAACTGGTAAGCTCAAAGCAGGAAAGAATGGAAAAAGTTTATAAATTATTGGAAATTGTTGGGTTAAACAGAGAACATGCGAGCCGTTTTCCACATGAGTTTTCAGGTGGACAAAGACAGAGAATTGGGATTGCAAGAGCACTTGCAGTTGATCCTGAAGTGCTTGTGTGTGATGAGCCGATTTCAGCTCTGGATGTGTCAATTCAGGCTCAAGTTGTAAATTTATTAAAGGAATTACAAAGTGAAAGAAATCTGACATTGTTATTTATTGCCCATGATTTATCGATGGTAAAATATATTTCAGACAGAGTGGCAGTTATGTATCGTGGAAAAGTGGTGGAATTGGGAACTCCTGAAGCTGTTTATGGTGATCCTGTTCATAGCTATACAAAATCACTTATTTCAGCTGTACCAATAGCAGATCCAGATTATAAAAAGACACAAAAAATTGATATGGATGAGTCGTATTTGAGAAGTCCAATGGGAGATGTGTCTGAAATAGGGGTTATTCCTGAAACGCCTGAATTAACTGAATATAGACCTGGACATTTTGTGGAAACTTCCTTTTTGGAAGAAAAAGGGCTAATTTAA
- a CDS encoding type II toxin-antitoxin system RelB/DinJ family antitoxin, giving the protein MEKAVVNFRIDKTTKKEMEEICEDIGISIGTAFNIFAKKLIRERRIPFELDSDPFYRKENIERLKKSIEQMEKTGGTVHEVDYD; this is encoded by the coding sequence ATGGAAAAAGCAGTTGTTAATTTTAGAATAGACAAGACTACTAAGAAAGAAATGGAAGAAATTTGTGAAGATATAGGAATTTCTATAGGGACAGCATTTAATATTTTTGCAAAAAAATTGATTCGTGAAAGAAGAATACCATTTGAGTTAGATTCAGATCCTTTTTACAGAAAAGAAAATATTGAAAGATTAAAAAAATCTATTGAGCAAATGGAAAAAACTGGTGGAACTGTTCATGAGGTTGATTATGATTAA
- a CDS encoding transposase, which produces MAKKKIDNKIFKTLIEDYNIKDTNDIKDILKDLLSGTIQTMLEAEIEHELGYAKHSMKDKITSNARNGHSKKTVRSEYGNLDLDIPRDRNAEFEPQIIPK; this is translated from the coding sequence ATGGCTAAAAAGAAAATTGACAACAAAATTTTTAAAACACTGATTGAGGATTACAATATTAAAGATACTAATGATATTAAGGATATACTTAAGGATTTGCTTTCGGGTACTATTCAAACTATGCTTGAAGCTGAAATTGAGCATGAACTGGGGTATGCTAAACATTCTATGAAAGATAAGATTACTTCTAATGCTAGAAATGGACATTCCAAGAAAACTGTTAGAAGTGAGTACGGCAATCTTGACTTAGATATTCCTAGAGATAGAAATGCTGAGTTTGAGCCTCAAATCATCCCTAAATGA
- the tpx gene encoding thiol peroxidase: MAEIKNKVTFKGNPITLVGNEVKAGQAAPDFTVLSPELKEVKLSDYKGKVVVIAVFPSVDTGVCALQLARFNQEAASFGDDVQLLTISVDLPFALGRYCADKGIANALTASDHKDLDFGIKYGFVIKELRLLARGVVIVDKNGIIQYVEYVPEIGEQPDYERALKVIKELTK; encoded by the coding sequence ATGGCAGAAATAAAAAATAAAGTGACATTCAAGGGAAATCCCATAACTCTTGTGGGAAATGAAGTAAAAGCTGGACAAGCAGCACCTGATTTTACAGTTTTATCACCTGAATTAAAGGAAGTAAAATTAAGCGACTATAAGGGAAAAGTTGTTGTAATCGCAGTATTCCCATCAGTTGACACTGGAGTATGTGCATTACAGCTGGCTAGATTTAACCAAGAAGCCGCAAGTTTTGGAGATGATGTGCAACTGCTTACAATTTCAGTTGACTTGCCATTTGCACTTGGAAGATATTGTGCAGACAAGGGAATTGCAAATGCTCTAACAGCTTCAGATCACAAAGATTTAGATTTTGGAATAAAATATGGATTTGTAATAAAAGAATTAAGATTGTTAGCTAGAGGAGTCGTTATTGTTGATAAAAATGGAATTATTCAATACGTAGAATACGTTCCAGAAATTGGAGAACAGCCAGATTATGAAAGAGCATTGAAAGTAATAAAAGAATTAACTAAATAG
- a CDS encoding ArsR/SmtB family transcription factor, which yields MAKIMEEENENCEVKAIHKDIVEKVEKTMPKEEVVYDLSDFFKILGDTTRMKILSALFQEEMCVCDIAYLLKMTQSAISHQLRVLKQGRFVKYRKEGKVVYYSLEDEHIKHIVEQGMTHILEKR from the coding sequence ATGGCTAAAATAATGGAAGAAGAAAATGAAAATTGTGAAGTAAAAGCTATACATAAAGACATTGTGGAAAAAGTGGAAAAGACAATGCCAAAAGAAGAAGTTGTATATGATTTGTCAGATTTTTTCAAAATACTTGGAGATACAACTAGAATGAAAATTTTAAGTGCTTTGTTTCAAGAGGAAATGTGCGTTTGTGATATTGCATACCTTTTAAAAATGACTCAATCTGCTATTTCACATCAGTTGAGAGTATTGAAGCAAGGAAGATTTGTAAAATATAGAAAAGAGGGAAAAGTAGTATATTATTCGCTGGAAGATGAGCATATAAAACATATTGTGGAACAGGGAATGACGCATATTTTAGAAAAAAGATAA
- a CDS encoding ABC transporter permease, whose protein sequence is MAENIEKAVTENDYIPTPEDFKIVGPDTTQSEEIYKPSLTFWQDGWRRFKKNKLALTFLGITVIFLFLAIFGQHMTKYSYRAQDLSAKFLSPTKGFAKGHYLGTDNLGRDLFARLSQGIRISMELSIITAAICVVFGTIYGAVSAYFGGIIDTIMTRIVEILLIIPSMIYIILLMVVMGNSVKTIIIAMSLTRWLNYSLLVRGEVLKIKENEFVLASKSLGGNFLWITLKHLIPNTLSVIIIRLTTDIPNIIFTEAFLSFIGLGVPIPQASLGNLVFDGFVNMTSYPYLFVIPSVVISLITLAFNIVGDALNDALNPKLRD, encoded by the coding sequence GTGGCAGAAAACATAGAAAAAGCTGTAACTGAAAATGATTATATACCAACACCTGAAGATTTTAAAATCGTAGGTCCAGATACCACTCAAAGTGAAGAAATCTACAAACCAAGTTTAACATTTTGGCAGGATGGATGGAGAAGATTTAAGAAAAATAAGCTGGCTCTGACATTTTTAGGAATAACAGTTATTTTTTTATTTTTAGCAATTTTTGGGCAACATATGACAAAATATTCCTACAGAGCTCAAGATTTATCAGCAAAATTTTTAAGTCCAACAAAAGGATTTGCAAAAGGGCATTATTTGGGAACAGATAACCTTGGTCGTGATTTATTTGCAAGACTTTCGCAAGGAATAAGAATTTCAATGGAATTATCAATAATAACAGCTGCGATCTGTGTTGTTTTTGGAACAATTTATGGAGCTGTTTCAGCGTATTTTGGCGGAATTATTGATACAATTATGACTAGAATTGTGGAAATTTTACTAATTATTCCATCAATGATTTACATAATCTTATTAATGGTTGTTATGGGAAATAGCGTAAAAACAATAATTATCGCAATGTCACTTACAAGATGGCTAAATTACTCATTGCTTGTGCGTGGAGAAGTTTTAAAAATCAAGGAAAATGAATTTGTATTGGCTTCAAAATCGCTTGGTGGAAATTTCTTGTGGATAACTTTGAAGCACTTGATTCCAAATACGTTAAGTGTAATAATAATAAGACTTACAACAGATATACCAAATATTATCTTTACAGAAGCATTTTTAAGTTTCATCGGGCTTGGAGTACCGATTCCACAGGCTTCATTAGGAAACTTGGTATTTGATGGTTTCGTAAATATGACTTCATATCCATATTTATTCGTTATTCCATCAGTTGTAATTTCATTAATTACATTGGCATTTAATATAGTTGGAGATGCTTTAAATGATGCATTAAATCCAAAATTAAGAGATTAA
- a CDS encoding ABC transporter permease, which produces MKNILKFLFKRIAMGLVTLWLVITITFFLIHMLPGDPFQSEKAIPPKVKENLMAKYHLDRPLGEQYVEYLKNIAKGDLGSSMKVRGRTVNDVINQSFLTSADLGARSIIFALVLGIPLGIIAALKRGKYQDRLAMIVAIIGISVPSFVLAGLMQKYFVDIHNGFLIDNGFLPEFFRIRLSGWDSPEKKILPVVALGLYTVALIARLLRDKMIEVMGQDYIRLAVAKGVKPKNIVFKHALRNAILPIITIMGPTIAAVLTGSFVIEKMFSIPGLGKYFVDSINDRDYTMVLGVTVFYAIFLIIMMILVDIIYVLVDPKIKLGKGDEV; this is translated from the coding sequence ATGAAAAATATTTTAAAATTTTTATTTAAGAGAATTGCAATGGGACTTGTAACGTTGTGGTTAGTTATTACAATTACATTTTTTCTGATACATATGTTACCTGGTGACCCATTTCAAAGTGAAAAAGCAATTCCTCCTAAAGTAAAGGAAAACTTGATGGCAAAATACCATCTAGACCGTCCACTTGGGGAACAATATGTTGAATACTTAAAAAATATAGCAAAGGGAGATTTAGGATCGTCTATGAAAGTTCGGGGAAGAACTGTTAACGATGTGATTAACCAGAGTTTTCTTACATCGGCTGATTTAGGAGCTAGATCCATTATATTTGCATTAGTTTTGGGTATTCCGCTTGGAATTATTGCAGCCCTTAAAAGGGGGAAATATCAGGACAGGTTGGCTATGATTGTGGCTATAATTGGAATATCAGTGCCGAGTTTTGTGCTGGCGGGGCTTATGCAGAAGTACTTCGTTGATATACATAATGGATTTTTAATTGACAATGGATTTTTACCAGAATTTTTTAGAATTCGTTTGTCTGGATGGGACAGTCCAGAGAAAAAGATACTTCCAGTTGTGGCTCTTGGACTTTATACGGTTGCATTAATTGCACGTTTATTGAGGGATAAGATGATCGAAGTAATGGGACAGGATTATATAAGGCTGGCTGTTGCAAAGGGTGTAAAACCTAAAAACATTGTATTTAAGCACGCTTTAAGAAATGCGATTTTACCGATTATTACAATAATGGGACCAACAATTGCAGCAGTTTTGACAGGTTCATTTGTAATTGAAAAGATGTTTTCAATTCCAGGATTAGGAAAATATTTTGTAGACAGTATTAATGACAGGGATTATACAATGGTGCTTGGAGTTACGGTGTTTTATGCGATATTTTTAATTATAATGATGATACTTGTGGATATTATTTATGTTTTAGTTGATCCTAAAATTAAACTTGGAAAAGGAGATGAAGTGTAG
- a CDS encoding ABC transporter ATP-binding protein: MGKKLLEVKDLSVSFNTYAGEVQALRGISFSVDRGETLAIVGESGSGKSVTVQTIMRLIPMPPGEIKNGEILFDGEDLVKAPLERMRELRGGKIGMIFQDPMTSLNPTIKVGKQIMEGILIHKKVTKEEAKQKAVEMLRKVGIPKPEERFHQYPHEFSGGMRQRAVIAIALSCEPDLLICDEPTTALDVTIQAQILDLINELKKELNIAVILITHDLGVVAETADRVVVMYAGEKLEEAPVRELFKNPKHPYTWGLLKSLPRLDMKIGEKLASIPGTPPDLLNPPVGDPFAARSEYAMKIDYERKPPLIDLGNGHFVKSWLYIKGAPKIKSPFESEEENKGTEGK, from the coding sequence ATGGGAAAAAAATTATTAGAAGTGAAAGACTTGAGTGTTTCTTTTAATACGTATGCTGGGGAAGTGCAGGCTCTTAGAGGGATTAGCTTTTCTGTAGATAGAGGGGAAACACTTGCAATCGTTGGAGAGTCTGGTTCAGGGAAATCAGTTACTGTGCAGACGATTATGAGATTGATACCGATGCCTCCAGGAGAAATTAAAAATGGAGAAATTCTTTTTGATGGGGAAGACTTGGTAAAAGCTCCTCTTGAGAGAATGCGTGAACTTCGAGGCGGTAAAATTGGAATGATATTTCAAGATCCTATGACATCGCTTAATCCGACTATTAAAGTTGGAAAGCAAATTATGGAAGGGATTTTGATTCATAAAAAAGTAACAAAGGAAGAGGCAAAGCAAAAAGCAGTTGAAATGCTTAGAAAAGTTGGAATTCCTAAACCTGAAGAAAGATTTCATCAGTATCCGCATGAATTTTCTGGAGGAATGCGGCAAAGGGCTGTTATTGCGATTGCTCTTTCGTGTGAGCCAGACCTGCTAATTTGTGATGAGCCGACAACAGCTTTGGATGTTACGATTCAGGCACAGATTTTGGATTTGATAAATGAATTAAAAAAAGAGCTGAATATTGCAGTAATACTTATAACACATGATTTGGGTGTAGTTGCCGAAACTGCTGATAGAGTAGTTGTTATGTATGCTGGAGAAAAATTGGAGGAAGCTCCTGTAAGGGAACTGTTTAAAAATCCAAAACATCCATATACTTGGGGACTTTTAAAATCATTGCCAAGATTGGATATGAAAATTGGAGAAAAGCTGGCTTCTATTCCAGGGACACCTCCAGATTTGCTTAATCCGCCTGTGGGAGATCCATTTGCAGCACGTTCTGAATATGCGATGAAAATTGACTATGAAAGAAAACCTCCGTTAATTGATTTGGGAAATGGGCACTTTGTAAAGTCGTGGCTTTATATAAAGGGTGCTCCAAAAATAAAATCTCCTTTTGAATCGGAAGAAGAAAACAAAGGAACGGAGGGGAAATAA